Proteins encoded together in one Deinococcus hopiensis KR-140 window:
- a CDS encoding SDR family oxidoreductase produces the protein MTEAKRPVTLITGATGGIGVALARALSGAHGLILQGRDGERLEALCAEVDGRPLLLDLTKPATFAEAVAGLERVTNVVHNAGVVELGAVEEQGHEVWTHTLAVNVVAPAALTRALLPRVRDERGTFVFVNSGAGLQANAGWGSYAASKFALKALADSLRAEEAAHGVRVSTVYPGRTAGPMQQKVREQEGGPYDGATYLRAETVAATIRFVLDAPRDATLPDVGVRPGPGQGAKG, from the coding sequence ATGACCGAGGCAAAACGGCCCGTAACCCTGATCACCGGCGCGACGGGCGGCATCGGCGTGGCGCTGGCCCGCGCCCTCTCGGGGGCCCATGGCCTCATCCTGCAGGGGCGCGATGGGGAACGCCTGGAAGCCCTCTGCGCCGAGGTGGATGGACGGCCCCTCCTCCTTGACCTGACGAAGCCAGCGACGTTTGCGGAAGCTGTGGCTGGACTGGAGCGGGTTACCAACGTGGTCCACAACGCTGGGGTGGTGGAACTGGGCGCGGTGGAGGAGCAGGGGCACGAGGTCTGGACGCACACCCTGGCGGTCAACGTGGTGGCCCCAGCGGCCCTCACGCGGGCGCTGCTGCCCCGGGTGCGGGACGAGCGGGGTACCTTCGTGTTCGTGAACAGTGGGGCGGGCCTACAGGCGAATGCCGGGTGGGGCAGCTACGCGGCGAGCAAGTTTGCCCTGAAGGCCCTGGCCGATTCACTGCGCGCCGAGGAAGCCGCGCACGGCGTCCGCGTTTCTACCGTCTATCCGGGACGCACAGCGGGCCCCATGCAGCAGAAGGTCCGCGAGCAGGAGGGCGGTCCCTACGACGGGGCGACCTACCTGCGCGCCGAGACGGTGGCTGCCACCATCCGCTTCGTGCTGGACGCCCCCAGGGATGCGACGCTGCCCGATGTCGGCGTGCGGCCCGGACCGGGCCAGGGGGCAAAGGGATGA
- a CDS encoding NAD(P)/FAD-dependent oxidoreductase — protein MSAALPLARQDYDAIVIGAGPAGLNASLVLGGAGRETLLLDGGPPRNLKARAAHGVFTRDGATPTHLKTLGLGDLATYPVTVYPGLAREAVAVPEGFALRLDSGWVRARRLLFATGVRDVLPNVPGLRERWGYTVHHCPYCDGWPCRDLALGVLGSGQEGHHLALSVRSWSPRVILLTDGPDELTDEQREDLRRVGIPVRTAPILRLGGQDDVRIRFRGGGSLCLDALFLNPTQAQNSTLPAALGCELNGKSRVVVNENGMTSVRGLWAAGDMTGAPQYVMSAASSGMTAAVSLNTTLIHEEVRQLGAAFHKSLDGETGEGEAS, from the coding sequence ATGAGCGCCGCCTTGCCACTCGCCCGGCAGGACTACGACGCCATCGTTATTGGCGCGGGTCCGGCAGGACTAAACGCGTCCCTGGTGCTGGGCGGAGCGGGGCGTGAGACGCTGCTGCTCGACGGCGGGCCACCGCGCAACCTCAAGGCGCGGGCGGCGCACGGGGTCTTTACCCGCGACGGGGCCACGCCCACCCACCTCAAAACGCTCGGCCTGGGGGACCTTGCCACCTATCCGGTGACGGTCTACCCTGGCCTCGCGCGGGAAGCGGTGGCGGTGCCCGAAGGCTTTGCGCTGCGCCTGGACAGCGGCTGGGTACGGGCGCGGCGGCTGCTGTTCGCCACAGGGGTGCGCGACGTGCTGCCGAACGTGCCCGGCCTGCGCGAGCGCTGGGGGTACACGGTCCACCACTGCCCCTACTGCGACGGCTGGCCGTGCCGGGACCTGGCCCTCGGCGTGCTGGGATCCGGCCAGGAGGGGCACCACCTCGCGCTCAGCGTGCGCTCGTGGTCTCCCCGGGTGATCCTGCTGACCGACGGCCCCGACGAATTGACGGACGAGCAGCGTGAGGACCTGCGGCGGGTGGGCATTCCCGTTCGTACCGCACCCATCCTGCGCCTGGGGGGCCAGGACGATGTGCGGATACGCTTTCGGGGAGGCGGGAGCCTATGTTTGGACGCCCTGTTTCTCAATCCCACCCAGGCCCAGAACAGCACCCTGCCGGCCGCGCTGGGCTGCGAGCTGAACGGGAAGAGCCGCGTGGTGGTCAACGAGAACGGCATGACGAGCGTGCGTGGCCTCTGGGCAGCAGGCGACATGACGGGCGCGCCCCAGTACGTCATGAGCGCGGCGTCAAGCGGCATGACGGCGGCCGT